In Diorhabda carinulata isolate Delta chromosome 6, icDioCari1.1, whole genome shotgun sequence, a single genomic region encodes these proteins:
- the LOC130894709 gene encoding uncharacterized protein LOC130894709 isoform X2, with the protein MDAVKSFNQELSSLYEVKPPISKAKMTALTRGAIKAIKFYKHVVQSVEKFILKCKSEYKVPGLYVIDSIVRQSRHQFGADKDVFAPRFAKNMQQTFVNLFKCPPEDKSKIIRVLNLWQKNNVFLPEVIQPLFDLADPNNPIYKEIDAMQQSANGFNNTTSSSIIKGSPALQRTPTKGQQGNETLHGSTTNLNLTDPNVLQQLQQLQRLISKNVENSTRTEQVHFDKKLLDFDYDEDDDDIHPSPRPQQPTAESILPVTSLLTNPEVLRQLQTLQQTMANAVQPQIQDLDSDRIRKMQEMKQQEEEFDKHLAQTVPNLPFASECEFRSSSNHLSMQNNYYMEGMNPPAPQYHQNLEQQSNQVIVEKSNQHQDDNAEVEVITLDQDDSRSVSPNEDRYRKRRRSRSRSRDRRGRDRDRDRRRSRSRSGSRRRRSRSRERSKRDKSKEREKETERDRERKKRGLPSIKKDHLSVCSTTLWVGHLSKLVHQDDLSNTFGEYGDVVSIDLIPPRGCAFIVMLRRQDAAKCLTKLKGHNLHGKSITLAWAPGKGVKGKDLKDYWEGDLGVSYIPYTKIKQDIDIDLLEDGGMIDEETMPQWMKEKVEKMGKKPNVEITNISINTGTTTTTIDTSQPPPMPGTGLLQPPPIMPMVNPFQFNNRLLGMNVPPGMMPNIPNMPSLPNMPNIPIGVPPPNMAGPPMMGLGIGSHFQGFKVGPPNMMPPQLPTLENKSNVNADANLHSIGESLMSITQSFGIVPQPPAPHEDTMDIEMEDADSKTMENKTFNENPPLGQFNRSNRDDDRRDRREDRDRRNRSRDRDRDKERDRDRSRERHSRDRDRDRGDRDRDRRYRNDRDSSRGRDRDRDRRDDRRDNRDRDRGNRFGDRDRRDTRDSERDDRREKEKTLNDRLREMAGMGGGYEDRDRSRSDRFNRDRDPSFKFAPFRNNGRSEDEFGRDRENSFRQRDQLNRSSRERDRSSENKNKSEGASNIENKKNDSEDRKDETVEHKDEEKGKSKENNVANTKNDVGETVGEDNKTEKDNNSEEDKTSEETDKKESLNFEAPSYETPPSFDAPPPFNGPPPFEGPPGVFDLPPRGIFDAPPIFNDGTPPMGMFNEGPPRGFFNDGGPPMMFDDGMQMRGRGRGRGNRRGGRDMRMDGPPEMNMMDGPPMGFPDGPPIMDGTPGIMPPFNDRFMRGGRRGGMRGMPREDFYPRDDFAPRGRGRGRGRAMFFRGRGRGGFNPRFDGPPFDGPPSYENSFDGQPGPPPFDGPSFRGGPRFRGTPRRDDRLWVRPEFNTSGRGGRRSRWGSSPPPGDDGEGDGNEECTGASFLDEGGDESMTEGPNDPVVMESGESENNCYDKGEDDGKFDDGVDMESEVPQDGKCTPVVDERPLPQENSGTEETLDGPPGE; encoded by the exons CAAAAGAATAACGTATTTCTACCTGAGGTGATACAACCATTATTTGATTTAGCTGATCCCAATAATccaatttataaagaaattgatGCCATGCAACAATCAGCGAATGGTTTTAATAATACCACATCATCATCAATAATCAAAg GTTCACCAGCCCTTCAAAGAACACCCACCAAAGGTCAGCAAGGCAACGAAACTCTTCATGGGTCGACTACAAAtttg AATTTGACAGATCCAAATGTGCTGCAACAGTTACAACAACTTCAAAGGCTCATATCTAAGAATGTAGAAAATTCCACAAGGACTGAACAagttcattttgataaaaaattattagattttgattatgatgaagatgatgatgatattCATCCTTCGCCAAGGCCCCAACAACCTACTGCCGAATCAATTTTACCAGTTACAAG CCTTTTGACAAACCCAGAAGTTCTTAGACAGCTTCAGACACTGCAACAAACCATGGCAAATGCTGTCCAACCACAAATCCAAGACTTGGATAGTgatagaataagaaaaatgcAGGAAATGAAGCAACAGGAAGAAGAATTTGACAAGCATCTTGCTCAAACTGTACca aatCTTCCATTCGCTTCAGAATGTGAATTCCGCAGTAGTTCAAACCATCTCTCTATGCAAAACAATTATTACATGGAAGGTATGAACCCCCCAGCTCCTCAATATCATCAAAACTTAGAACAACAGTCAAATcaagttattgttgaaaaatcaaatcaacATCAAGATGATAACGCCGAAGTCGAAGTCATCACTCTTGATCAAGACGACTCCCGTTCAGTTTCACCTAATGAAGATAGGTATAGGAAGAGGAGGAGAAGCAGATCTAGATCGAGAGATAGAAGAGGAAGGGATAGGGACAGAGATAGGAGGCGATCTAGGTCAAGATCAGGATCGAGAAGACGTAGATCAAGGTCAAGAGAAAGAAGTAAAAGAGATAAGAGTAAAGAACGAGAGAAAGAAACTGAAAGAGATAGGGAGAGGAAAAAGAGAGGGTTGCCATCTATTAAGAAAGATCATCTTAGTG tgTGTAGTACAACTTTATGGGTCGGACATCTGTCAAAATTAGTACATCAGGACGATCTGTCTAATACGTTTGGTGAATACGGAGATGTAGTCAGTATAGATTTAATACCACCAAGAGGATGTGCATTTATAGTAATGTTAAGGCGACAAGATGCGGCTAAATGCttgacaaaattaaaaggaCATAATTTACACGGGAAATCTATAACG cttGCATGGGCTCCGGGGAAAGGAGTCAAAGGTAAAGATTTGAAAGATTATTGGGAAGGTGATTTAGGTGTTTCATATATACCATAtacgaaaataaaacaagatatAGATATTGATCTATTAGAAGATGGTGGTATGATAGATGAAGAAACTATGCCGCAATGGATgaaagaaaaagtagaaaaaatggGTAAAAAACCCAATGTAGAAATAACTAATATCTCTATAAACACTGGAACCACTACTACTACAATAGATACTAGCCAACCTCCACCTATGCCTGGAACTGGTTTATTACAACCCCCGCCTATAATGCCAATGGTGAATCCTTTCCAATTTAACAATAGATTATTGGGTATGAATGTACCGCCCGGTATGATGCCTAATATTCCTAATATGCCGAGTTTACCGAATATGCCTAATATACCTATAGGAGTTCCACCGCCTAATATGGCCGGACCACCCATGATGGGATTGGGAATTGGGTCGCATTTCCAAG gTTTCAAAGTAGGACCGCCTAACATGATGCCACCTCAACTACCAACGTTAGAAAACAAATCGAACGTTAACGCCGACGCCAATCTTCACAGTATTGGTGAATCGTTAATGAGCATCACTCAATCATTTGGTATTGTACCTCAGCCGCCTGCTCCGCACGAAGACACCATGGATATAGAAATGGAAGACGCCGATTCGAAAACAATGGAAAACAAAACTTTCAACGAAAATCCACCTCTAGGTCAGTTTAATAGGTCTAACAGGGATGACGATAGAAGGGATAGAAGAGAAGATAGAGATAGACGTAACAGGAGTAGAGACAGAGATAGAGATAA AGAACGAGATAGAGATAGGAGTCGCGAACGTCATAGTCGCGATAGAGACAGAGATAGAGGCGACAGGGATCGGGATCGGCGTTACAGAAACGATAGAGATAGTAGTAGAGGTAGAGATCGTGATAGAGATAGACGAGACGATCGTCGTGATAATAGAGATAGGGATCGCGGTAACCGTTTCGGCGATAGAGATAGAAGAGATACCAGAGATTCAGAAAGGGATGATAGAAGAGAAAAGGAAAAGACGCTCAACGACCGTTTAAGAGAAATGGCCGGGATGGGTGGAGGTTACGAAGATAGAGATAGAAGCAGAAGTGATCGATTTAACAGAGATAGAGATCCTTCATTTAAATTTGCACCATTTAGAAATAACGGAAGATCTGAGGACGAGTTCGGGCGCGATAGAGAAAATTCGTTTAGACAGAGAGATCAGTTAAACAGAAGTAGTAGAGAGAGAGATAGATCCAGtgagaacaaaaataaatctgaaGGTGCATCgaatatagaaaacaaaaaaaatgatagtgAAGATAGAAAAGATGAAACTGTCGAAcataaagatgaagaaaaaggaaagagtaaagaaaataatgttgCCAATACGAAAAACGATGTTGGAGAAACAGTAGGGGAagataataaaactgaaaaagatAACA ATTCTGAAGAAGATAAAACATCCGAGGAAACAGATAAGAAGGAATCGCTCAATTTTGAAGCTCCCTCTTATGAGACTCCTCCATCCTTCGATGCTCCACCACCATTTAATGGTCCACCCCCATTCGAAGGTCCACCTGGAGTATTTGATCTTCCTCCTAGGGGTATATTCGACGCTCCTCCGATATTCAATGATGGAACACCTCCTATGGGAATGTTCAACGAAGGACCACCTAGAG gtTTTTTCAACGATGGCGGTCCGCCGATGATGTTCGACGACGGTATGCAGATGAGAGGAAGAGGTAGAGGTCGAGGTAATAGACGCGGCGGTCGCGACATGCGCATGGACGGTCCGCCGGAAATGAATATGATGGATGGACCGCCGATGGGATTCCCCGATGGACCTCCTATAATGGACGGAACGCCCGGTATAATGCCGCCGTTTAATGACAGATTTATGCGAGGTGGAAGAAGGGGCGGTATGAGAGGCATGCCTCGTGAAGATTTTTACCCTAGAGACGATTTCGCACCGAGGGGTAGAGGTAGGGGGCGAGGAAGAGCGATGTTCTTCAGAGGTAGAGGTAGGG GCGGCTTTAATCCACGTTTCGATGGACCTCCATTTGACGGTCCACCATCTTATGAGAATTCCTTTGATGGACAACCTGGTCCACCACCTTTTGATGGACCATCATTTAGAGGTGGTCCAAGATTTAGAGGTACCCCTAGACGAGATGATCGATTGTGGGTGAGACCAGAGTTTAATACATCCGGTAGAGGCGGTAGAAGAAGTAGATGGGGCTCGTCACCTCCACCTGGAGATGACGGAGAAGGAGATGGTAATGAAGAATGTACTGGAGCATCTTTCTTGGATGAGG gtgGTGATGAATCGATGACAGAAGGACCAAATGATCCTGTAGTGATGGAAAGTGGAGAGAGTGAGAATAATTGTTATGATAAAGGTGAAGACGATGGTAAATTTGATGATGGTGTTGATATGGAATCAGAAGTACCTCAAGATGGTAAATGTACGCCGGTTGTGGACGAAAGACCGCTTCCACAAGAAAATAGCGGTACGGAAGAAACATTAGACGGCCCCCCGGGGGAGTAA